One genomic window of Pseudomonas aeruginosa includes the following:
- a CDS encoding Lrp/AsnC family transcriptional regulator, producing MAINLKEILAMNKLDRYDLRILEELQRDARISNQELAERIGLSPSPCSRRVKQLEDDGYIVRQVALLDRKKLGLSLTAFVLIGMDRHTPERFEHFQEVIGKCPEVLECSLVTGMDADYQLKVVVPDMDHYQKLLLGTLTRIEGVSSVRSSFVLNQVLASTELPLEHLRD from the coding sequence ATGGCAATCAACCTGAAAGAAATCCTCGCCATGAACAAACTCGACCGCTACGACCTGCGTATCCTCGAAGAACTCCAGCGCGACGCACGCATCTCCAACCAGGAACTGGCAGAACGGATAGGCCTGTCGCCATCGCCCTGTTCGCGACGGGTCAAGCAGCTCGAGGACGACGGCTACATCGTCCGCCAGGTAGCCTTGCTGGACCGCAAGAAACTCGGCCTGAGCCTCACCGCCTTCGTCCTCATAGGCATGGACCGACACACCCCGGAACGCTTCGAACATTTCCAGGAAGTCATCGGCAAATGCCCGGAAGTGCTGGAGTGCAGCCTGGTCACCGGGATGGACGCGGACTACCAGTTGAAGGTCGTGGTGCCGGACATGGACCATTACCAGAAGCTCCTGCTGGGTACCCTGACGCGCATCGAAGGGGTCTCCAGCGTGCGCTCCAGCTTCGTCCTCAACCAGGTGCTGGCGAGTACCGAACTGCCGCTGGAGCACCTGCGCGATTGA